Part of the Paenibacillus guangzhouensis genome is shown below.
ACTATAGCTTAATACTAACGCGGGTGCCGATATTGATTGGCAGCTGTTTTTCGCTACGGGAAGGTTTGCTTCATCAATTGTCGAATCCTTAGTTCGTGAATATTTTAATAACGGGGGTAGGGTATGGAAATTAAGATACGAGAAATTGTAGCCAATGATTATACTGAAGTTGTTTTTTTATGGAACGATGTACTTGGAGTTCGCAATGTTAATAGTGAAAACTTTCAAGTTACTATGGAAGACATGAATAAGGAAGGAAATTACAAAACATTCGTTGCATTATTTGAAAATGATGTGGTTGGTTTTGTCACTATTGTTCACGCGTTATCAGTAGGGTCTTCGACTGGTTATTTACATATTCAAGGTCTTGCTGTTAAAAAGGAGTTACAGCATAGTGGGATAGGTACAAAACTACTAAAACACACTGAAAATTATGCTAAAGAAATGGGAATATCAAGTATTATTTTATGTAGCGGGGTTAAGCGAACCGATGCTCATGCTTTTTATGAGCATAATGGCTATGACAAAGATTCATACTGCTTTGATAAGATTATTAAACTTGACTAATGAATAACCATTTCGCATTAAACTAACGGGACACGCTAGTTTAATAGATTAAAACCTTCCATAAGAAGCAAAACTAGATTTAATAGCTCTTATGGGAGGTTATATTTATGATTTTAAGTGAGTTATGGCGACTGTACGAAGCTGATAAACGTATCCAGGGCTTTAGTTCAAGTACATTGAAAGCCTACACCCTTCAGCTCAAGATGCTGCTAAGAGAACTAGGAGACCTGGATATTTCTGAGGTTACACTTAACTTGTTGAAGGAATACTTAGCGAAGCAGTCCGATCGGTTAAAACCTAGTAGTTTGGGACATCGCATTCGTTTTGTTCGTTCCCTATTCCGCTTTGCCTATGAAGAAACATACTTAATCTCAAATCCTGCTTTGAAGTTACGCGAGCCCAAAATGGACAAGCGTATTCCTAAGTTTTTGATTGAGGAAGATGTCATTCACTTGAAAATCTCTTGCCAGTCCCTGAGGGAAAGGGCACTTCTTGAGTTTCTCTACAGTACCGGATGCCGGGTTGGCGAGGTGGAGAAGTTAAACATTGATGACCTGAACTGGGAGAACAGCTCCGCTATTGTAAATGGCAAAGGCTCAAAACAGAGAGAAGTTTACTTTACAACCGAGTGTAAAGTGTGGTTGAAGAAGTATCTCGAGAGCCGAGAAGATACTTGTAAGGCCTTATTTGTAACCGATACACATCCAACAAGGCGAATGACTATCCCGACGATCAGGTGGGCATTAAAACGGCTTGCAGGTCGGGGAGAGATCGAAGTAAATGTATATCCGCATCGCTTTCGTCATACTTATGCGTGTCAACTCCTTGATAACGGTGCGCCATTAGATTTCATTCAAGGTATGTTGGGACATGAAAAAGCATCAACCACTCAAATTTATGCCCAGCTGCGTGGGGAACGCCGACGAGAACTCTACCGTCGGTTTTTTTAGCATTTCAGTAATATTACGAGATTAATCTCAAATCCTGCTTTAAAGTTAAAAATGGACAAGCGTATTTCTAAGTTTTTGATCGAGGAATATGTCATTCACCTGAAGATCTCTTGCCAATCCCTGAGGGAAGGGCACTTCTGGAGTTTCTCTACAGTACCGGCTACCGGGTAGGGGAAGTGGAGAAGTTAAACATTGATGACCTGAACTGGGAGAACAGCTCCGCTATTGTAAATGGCAAAGGTTCAAAACAGAGAGAAGTTTATTTTACTACTGAGTGTAAAGTGTGGTTGAAGAAATATCTCGAGAGCCGTGAAGATACTTGTAAAGCCTTATTTGTAACCGATATACATCCAACAAGGCGAATGTCTATCCCGACGATCAGGTGGGCATTAAAACAACTTGCAGGTCGGGGAAAGGTCGAAGTA
Proteins encoded:
- a CDS encoding tyrosine-type recombinase/integrase, yielding MILSELWRLYEADKRIQGFSSSTLKAYTLQLKMLLRELGDLDISEVTLNLLKEYLAKQSDRLKPSSLGHRIRFVRSLFRFAYEETYLISNPALKLREPKMDKRIPKFLIEEDVIHLKISCQSLRERALLEFLYSTGCRVGEVEKLNIDDLNWENSSAIVNGKGSKQREVYFTTECKVWLKKYLESREDTCKALFVTDTHPTRRMTIPTIRWALKRLAGRGEIEVNVYPHRFRHTYACQLLDNGAPLDFIQGMLGHEKASTTQIYAQLRGERRRELYRRFF
- a CDS encoding tyrosine-type recombinase/integrase; this encodes MEKLNIDDLNWENSSAIVNGKGSKQREVYFTTECKVWLKKYLESREDTCKALFVTDIHPTRRMSIPTIRWALKQLAGRGKVEVNVYPYRFRHTYACQLLDNGTPLDFIQGMLGHEKASTT
- a CDS encoding GNAT family N-acetyltransferase is translated as MEIKIREIVANDYTEVVFLWNDVLGVRNVNSENFQVTMEDMNKEGNYKTFVALFENDVVGFVTIVHALSVGSSTGYLHIQGLAVKKELQHSGIGTKLLKHTENYAKEMGISSIILCSGVKRTDAHAFYEHNGYDKDSYCFDKIIKLD